From the Nodularia sp. NIES-3585 genome, one window contains:
- a CDS encoding WD40 repeat domain-containing protein, giving the protein MEPGLRLLTQLVIEFTPMIVTLIQKRTEESLTTSNFQFPQVIEKFIQTVNLPQQRDSVITGFEQQKILQQELAIYQRETQLQIATQTRETSLKLPEISQIFDSWPLRLYPSQILDSGTNYQRTPLKIFIAPPQIKFDEFDQKNQENSEIELILAEGLREFLHKHYSLHSSIRPTELLAGAWDSKRFHSESSIKALFGMLKTEPILILESEHEGDYLNFRIAYWGLGQETYYYKTIFRLPYQEILQESAKSRALEWRKIRNELLLMGEDIAEINHLGKDNVFNLGILEKAEKWQDKGIDISQLSLKYQVNHQDLEKLSQVLINCHCLVAAWVADAYHLVDYDVPPLLPEVLPSLLKETFNLQSVQELLRVYATGYQQVYQALELERRYWVPELALQLAQSLSHLPDPSWAQSQVDYSINTWLELRQVSRQDLINPLEAMQSAVKIEDKAYLEKLKAYFITVGARQSISDVDQLLDTITHLQQQFSLASPSVSYTLRVHSGKVASVVISSDGEVLVSGCADKTINLWNLHTGKQIRTITGNKDKISSVAVSPDSNFLAVGSCEHPRSNVKVWNLKTGKLLHTLLGHQQPVNVVTISPDGQIIASGSNKIKIWHLHTGERICTLWHTFAVHAIAISRDGTILASGSADSKIRLWNPRTGDPLRTLVGHSGEVKSIAMSPDGQLLFSGSADKTIKIWHLTSGKLMHTLSSHSDEVKSLAISPDGKTLFSASADTTIKLWQLSTGEVLQTLTGHSETVNTICLSPNGQLLASGSADKTIKIWQIAADCK; this is encoded by the coding sequence ATGGAGCCAGGATTAAGATTACTCACTCAATTGGTGATCGAGTTCACACCTATGATTGTCACCCTGATCCAAAAGCGAACTGAAGAAAGCCTCACTACAAGCAATTTTCAATTTCCTCAAGTAATTGAAAAATTTATCCAAACTGTAAATTTACCCCAGCAAAGGGATAGTGTGATTACAGGATTTGAACAACAAAAAATTCTGCAACAAGAATTGGCTATTTACCAACGTGAAACACAGTTGCAAATAGCAACCCAAACACGAGAAACATCTCTGAAATTGCCAGAAATTTCCCAAATTTTTGATAGCTGGCCTTTGAGACTATATCCTTCTCAAATTTTAGATTCTGGGACTAATTATCAACGTACTCCACTGAAAATTTTTATAGCTCCTCCACAAATTAAGTTTGACGAATTTGACCAGAAAAATCAGGAAAATTCGGAAATAGAGCTAATATTGGCTGAGGGTTTACGAGAGTTTCTGCACAAACATTACTCGCTCCACAGTTCCATTAGACCCACAGAACTTTTAGCAGGCGCTTGGGATAGTAAACGATTTCATAGTGAATCTAGTATCAAAGCTTTGTTTGGAATGTTAAAAACAGAGCCGATTTTGATTTTAGAATCAGAGCATGAAGGGGATTATCTAAATTTCCGAATTGCCTATTGGGGATTAGGTCAGGAAACCTATTACTATAAAACAATCTTTCGTCTACCTTATCAAGAAATTTTACAAGAATCTGCCAAAAGCCGGGCTTTAGAATGGAGAAAGATTAGAAATGAACTCCTATTAATGGGGGAAGATATCGCCGAAATCAATCATTTAGGCAAAGATAATGTCTTTAATCTGGGAATTTTAGAAAAGGCAGAAAAATGGCAGGATAAAGGGATTGACATTAGTCAATTATCCTTAAAATATCAAGTTAATCATCAGGACTTAGAAAAACTTTCCCAGGTGTTAATTAACTGTCACTGTTTAGTTGCTGCTTGGGTAGCTGATGCTTATCACCTAGTTGACTATGATGTGCCGCCCTTATTACCAGAGGTGCTGCCCAGTTTACTTAAAGAAACTTTTAACTTACAATCTGTACAGGAACTTTTGCGGGTATACGCTACAGGCTATCAGCAAGTTTACCAAGCTTTAGAACTTGAGCGTCGTTACTGGGTTCCAGAGTTGGCTTTGCAATTAGCCCAAAGTTTATCTCATTTACCTGACCCCTCTTGGGCGCAGTCACAGGTTGATTACTCTATCAACACATGGTTGGAATTGCGTCAAGTGTCACGACAGGATTTGATTAATCCTTTAGAAGCAATGCAATCAGCTGTCAAGATAGAAGACAAAGCATATCTGGAAAAGTTAAAAGCATATTTTATTACGGTGGGCGCTCGCCAAAGTATTTCTGATGTAGATCAGCTTTTAGATACAATCACTCATCTCCAGCAGCAATTTAGCCTAGCATCCCCCTCTGTGAGTTATACCCTGAGGGTACATTCGGGAAAAGTCGCATCTGTGGTTATTAGTTCCGATGGTGAGGTTTTAGTCAGTGGCTGTGCTGACAAAACTATTAATCTCTGGAATCTTCATACTGGCAAACAAATTCGCACCATCACAGGTAATAAAGATAAAATTTCATCGGTTGCGGTTAGTCCTGATAGTAATTTCCTGGCGGTTGGTAGTTGTGAACATCCCAGGAGTAATGTTAAAGTCTGGAACTTAAAAACAGGTAAACTACTGCATACCCTTCTAGGACATCAACAACCTGTTAATGTCGTAACAATTAGCCCAGATGGGCAGATTATCGCCAGTGGAAGTAATAAAATCAAAATCTGGCATCTGCATACAGGCGAGCGTATTTGTACACTTTGGCACACATTTGCTGTCCATGCGATCGCTATTAGCCGCGATGGTACAATCCTCGCCAGTGGTAGCGCTGATAGCAAAATCAGACTATGGAACCCACGCACAGGTGATCCCTTACGTACTCTTGTTGGTCACTCAGGTGAGGTAAAATCAATTGCCATGAGTCCTGATGGTCAACTCCTCTTTAGTGGTAGTGCGGACAAAACTATTAAAATTTGGCATTTAACCTCAGGTAAACTGATGCATACATTAAGTAGTCACTCAGATGAGGTGAAATCATTAGCCATTAGTCCTGATGGCAAAACCCTCTTCAGTGCTAGTGCGGACACAACTATCAAACTTTGGCAACTTTCTACAGGTGAAGTCCTGCAAACTTTGACTGGACATTCAGAAACTGTGAATACTATTTGTTTGAGTCCAAATGGTCAGTTACTCGCCAGTGGTAGTGCGGACAAAACTATCAAAATTTGGCAAATTGCTGCTGATTGCAAATGA